A region from the Caldicellulosiruptor naganoensis genome encodes:
- a CDS encoding NAD(+)/NADH kinase has translation MVVGIFVNFQKEHSKQILDQIVNVLENENVGCILVNEENKYSIKVDFLVTIGGDGTLLNVVEKAVKENLPVLGINCGRVGYLTEEVATNFHSAIKKIVDNDYFIEERHIIEAHFKGKVFYALNDVCLVRSTFNIVDLSLFIDNVFAKEYRSDGIIISTATGSTAYSLSAGGPIVEPQLGVMVVTPICPHSLSSRSLVLGDTRTVKIKSQSDEILMVNDGRIVDMLREGEYIECKISSKKLKLVRLKKKNFYEVLREKIRE, from the coding sequence ATGGTTGTAGGAATATTTGTAAATTTTCAAAAAGAACATAGCAAACAGATTTTAGATCAAATCGTAAATGTGCTTGAAAATGAAAATGTAGGTTGTATACTTGTAAATGAGGAAAATAAATACAGTATAAAAGTTGATTTTTTAGTAACAATTGGTGGTGACGGAACTCTTCTTAATGTGGTTGAGAAGGCCGTCAAGGAAAATCTTCCTGTACTTGGAATAAATTGTGGTCGTGTTGGATACCTGACAGAAGAGGTGGCTACTAACTTTCATTCTGCCATTAAAAAGATAGTTGACAATGACTATTTTATTGAAGAGAGACATATTATTGAAGCACATTTTAAAGGGAAAGTTTTCTATGCATTGAATGATGTATGTTTAGTGAGAAGCACGTTTAATATTGTAGATCTGAGTCTTTTTATAGATAATGTATTTGCCAAAGAGTACAGGAGCGATGGGATTATTATCTCAACTGCAACAGGTTCCACTGCATACTCTCTCTCAGCAGGTGGACCAATAGTGGAACCACAGTTAGGGGTGATGGTTGTCACCCCTATTTGTCCCCATTCCTTGAGTTCCAGAAGTTTGGTGTTGGGTGATACAAGAACAGTAAAGATAAAAAGTCAATCTGATGAAATTCTAATGGTAAATGATGGACGGATTGTAGATATGCTAAGGGAAGGCGAATATATTGAGTGCAAGATTTCATCAAAAAAGCTAAAACTCGTGAGACTCAAGAAGAAGAACTTTTACGAGGTACTAAGAGAAAAGATTAGAGAGTAA
- a CDS encoding histidine triad nucleotide-binding protein: MNDCIFCKIVEKQISSEIVYEDKYVCAFKDINPTAPVHILVVPKQHIESLKEVEESHKELIGHVFVVAKILADKFGIKEKGFRVVVNCGEDGGQTVNHLHFHLLGGRKFSWPAG, translated from the coding sequence ATGAATGATTGCATCTTTTGTAAGATTGTGGAAAAACAAATTTCTTCTGAGATTGTATATGAAGATAAATATGTTTGTGCTTTTAAAGATATAAATCCAACTGCTCCTGTCCATATTTTGGTTGTACCTAAGCAGCATATTGAAAGTTTGAAAGAGGTTGAGGAAAGTCACAAAGAGTTGATAGGTCATGTATTTGTTGTTGCAAAGATACTTGCTGACAAATTTGGAATAAAAGAAAAAGGATTTAGAGTGGTTGTTAACTGTGGAGAAGATGGTGGACAGACAGTAAATCACCTACATTTTCACTTGCTTGGAGGCCGTAAATTCTCTTGGCCAGCTGGCTAA
- the alaS gene encoding alanine--tRNA ligase, which produces MYMSTDEIREKFLQFFESKGHLRLPSFSLIPRNDKSLLLINAGMAPLKPYFLGIEEPPRRRITTCQKCIRTPDIDRVGKTARHATFFEMLGNFSFGDYFKKEAITWAWEFVTEVLKLPKERLWVTIYEEDEEAFEIWHKEVGLEEDRIKRMGKEHNFWEIGTGPCGPCSEIYFDRGEDKGCGKPTCGIGCDCDRYVEFWNLVFTQFDKDENGIYHRLKNPNIDTGMGLERIAAIMQGVDSLFDIDIVKPICDKICEITGYEYGKDSEKDVSIRVITDHIRGTVFMIGDGILPSNEGRGYVLRRLIRRAARHGRMLGRKEAFLHLIVDTVIESYKNPYPELVQKGEYIKRVLYNEESRFNQTIDVGLELLENEIDSLKKNKENVLKGEIAFKLYDTYGFPLDLTKEIAAEKGIIVDQEGFDKLMQQQKERARMAQKELENIGWKDINITIEDEIETVFVGYETLETESRILKMFSNDEEVAYAKEGDICYIILDKTPFYAESGGQVADKGVLETKSGVAEVLDVKKGPKGTILHKAKITQGEIAVDEIVAAKVDKDLRLATMKNHTATHLLHSSLRKVLGEHATQSGSLVEPERLRFDFAHYEALSEEQIAEIEKMVNGIIQQAIPVEKIETDLDSAIKMGATALFDEKYSNIVRVIKIGDFSMELCGGTHVDNTGQIGMFKIISESSIAAGVRRIEAITGNKVYEFMVNNQKILKEIKSKLKAANDSEIIAKIDQLESKVGDLEKELERYKLLLIDNELELLYKSALQVGEFKLIINRKDTQDTDYIKLLTDRVREKDSKAIVLNVIKQDNKAIVLMACSKEAVKKGIDCGRIVREVCSVLGGKGGGRPDFAQGGSNNVENLESAVQKAVELVKSAIEGGV; this is translated from the coding sequence ATGTATATGAGCACAGATGAGATAAGAGAGAAGTTTCTTCAATTTTTTGAATCTAAGGGACATTTGAGATTGCCGAGTTTTTCTTTAATTCCCAGAAATGATAAAAGCCTACTTTTAATAAATGCTGGTATGGCACCTCTAAAACCTTATTTTTTAGGTATTGAAGAACCGCCAAGAAGAAGAATAACTACATGTCAAAAATGCATAAGAACTCCTGATATTGATAGAGTAGGAAAGACGGCAAGACATGCTACTTTCTTTGAGATGCTTGGTAACTTTTCGTTTGGAGATTACTTTAAGAAAGAGGCGATTACATGGGCTTGGGAGTTTGTGACAGAGGTTTTAAAGCTCCCTAAGGAGAGGCTTTGGGTGACAATATACGAAGAGGACGAGGAGGCATTTGAAATTTGGCACAAAGAAGTGGGCCTTGAAGAGGACAGAATTAAGAGAATGGGCAAAGAACATAACTTCTGGGAGATAGGAACAGGCCCATGTGGTCCTTGTTCAGAGATATATTTTGACAGGGGCGAGGACAAGGGTTGCGGCAAACCTACATGTGGAATTGGATGTGATTGTGATAGATATGTTGAATTTTGGAACTTAGTATTTACTCAGTTTGACAAGGACGAAAATGGTATATATCACAGACTAAAAAACCCAAATATTGATACTGGAATGGGTCTTGAAAGAATTGCTGCAATCATGCAAGGTGTAGATTCTTTATTTGATATTGATATAGTAAAGCCTATTTGCGATAAGATATGTGAAATAACTGGTTATGAGTATGGCAAAGACAGTGAAAAAGATGTTTCAATTAGAGTTATTACAGACCACATTCGTGGTACTGTTTTTATGATAGGTGATGGGATTTTACCATCAAATGAGGGAAGAGGTTATGTTTTAAGAAGGCTTATAAGAAGAGCAGCCCGACATGGAAGGATGCTTGGCAGAAAAGAAGCATTTTTGCATTTAATTGTTGATACAGTTATAGAGTCATATAAAAATCCATACCCTGAACTTGTTCAGAAAGGTGAGTATATTAAAAGAGTACTCTATAATGAAGAGAGCAGATTCAACCAGACAATTGATGTCGGACTTGAGCTCCTTGAAAATGAGATTGACAGTCTTAAAAAGAATAAAGAAAACGTCCTAAAAGGTGAGATTGCTTTTAAACTGTACGACACATACGGTTTTCCGCTTGATTTAACAAAAGAAATAGCTGCAGAAAAAGGAATAATTGTTGACCAAGAAGGTTTTGATAAACTTATGCAGCAGCAGAAAGAAAGAGCACGCATGGCACAAAAGGAACTTGAAAATATTGGTTGGAAGGATATCAATATAACAATTGAAGATGAGATTGAAACAGTCTTTGTTGGATATGAAACTTTAGAAACAGAAAGCAGGATATTAAAAATGTTCTCAAATGATGAGGAAGTTGCATATGCAAAAGAGGGAGATATCTGCTACATTATTTTGGACAAGACACCATTTTACGCAGAAAGTGGTGGACAAGTAGCAGACAAAGGTGTATTAGAAACTAAAAGCGGTGTTGCAGAAGTTCTGGATGTCAAAAAAGGTCCAAAAGGGACAATCCTTCACAAAGCAAAGATAACACAAGGTGAAATTGCAGTTGATGAGATTGTTGCTGCGAAAGTTGACAAGGATTTGAGACTTGCCACAATGAAAAATCACACAGCGACCCATCTTTTGCACAGCAGCTTACGCAAAGTACTTGGAGAACATGCAACACAAAGTGGTTCGCTTGTTGAACCAGAAAGACTCAGATTTGACTTTGCTCACTATGAGGCACTGAGTGAAGAACAAATAGCCGAAATTGAGAAAATGGTAAACGGTATTATCCAGCAAGCTATTCCTGTAGAAAAGATTGAAACTGACTTGGATTCGGCAATAAAGATGGGAGCCACAGCACTGTTCGATGAAAAGTATTCTAATATAGTCAGGGTTATAAAAATAGGCGATTTTAGCATGGAGCTTTGTGGTGGAACACACGTTGACAATACGGGCCAGATAGGAATGTTTAAAATAATTTCAGAATCGAGCATTGCAGCGGGTGTTAGAAGAATTGAGGCTATAACAGGTAACAAAGTATATGAATTTATGGTAAATAACCAAAAAATACTGAAGGAAATAAAAAGCAAACTCAAGGCTGCTAATGATTCTGAAATTATTGCTAAAATTGACCAGTTAGAAAGCAAAGTAGGTGATCTTGAAAAAGAATTAGAAAGGTACAAACTGCTACTTATTGACAATGAACTTGAACTTCTTTACAAGAGTGCTTTACAAGTTGGAGAATTTAAATTGATTATTAATAGAAAAGACACCCAAGATACAGATTATATAAAACTTTTGACCGATAGAGTTAGAGAAAAAGACTCAAAAGCGATAGTTTTGAATGTCATAAAACAAGACAATAAAGCCATAGTACTGATGGCATGTTCCAAAGAGGCAGTAAAAAAAGGAATTGACTGTGGTAGGATAGTAAGAGAAGTGTGTAGTGTTCTTGGTGGCAAAGGTGGTGGTAGACCTGATTTTGCACAGGGTGGTTCAAACAATGTTGAAAATTTAGAGTCAGCAGTTCAAAAGGCTGTTGAGCTTGTAAAAAGTGCTATTGAAGGAGGAGTGTAA
- a CDS encoding AI-2E family transporter, producing the protein MIIGKFLKKHFLDIVFLIFIGFVIYFFVNIKTFWPILLPFIIALFLSYLLKPMVDFLETKIKSRDISILLSFILAFSIAILIFVYFIPLFITEMRQLIQNIPEYINLFNKWFKEIDSKLSNKVNIDLEEILRSNSINVEAISKQVLTTFLNILKSIYSNILYYLLIPIISFYILKDWTKIVKWIKWVLPEKYRKEGISIFNDINKVLHQYIRAQLLDAIIVGILSFLGFSILSVRYAALLGIIAGIGNLIPYFGPIFASIPAIVIALSDSYIKAILVIVFLVVLQQVDSFLISPRIIGSRLGLHPLTIIIVLIISNKLFGFISMFFAIPLAAVIKIVFINILRRVHPEDKK; encoded by the coding sequence TTGATAATAGGAAAATTTTTAAAAAAACATTTTTTAGACATTGTATTTCTTATTTTTATTGGGTTTGTCATTTATTTTTTTGTTAATATCAAAACATTTTGGCCTATTTTGCTTCCATTCATAATAGCGCTCTTTTTATCATACCTATTAAAGCCGATGGTTGACTTTTTAGAGACAAAGATTAAATCACGTGATATCTCAATTTTACTTTCATTTATATTGGCTTTTAGCATAGCTATTTTGATATTTGTATACTTTATTCCACTATTTATTACAGAAATGAGGCAGCTTATACAAAACATCCCGGAATATATAAATCTATTTAACAAATGGTTCAAAGAGATAGATTCAAAGCTTTCTAATAAAGTAAACATCGACTTGGAAGAAATTTTAAGATCAAATTCAATAAATGTTGAGGCTATATCAAAACAAGTACTTACTACTTTTCTAAATATTCTCAAAAGCATTTATTCCAATATTCTTTATTATCTCTTAATACCAATTATTTCATTTTACATTCTAAAAGACTGGACTAAGATTGTAAAATGGATTAAATGGGTATTACCTGAGAAATACAGAAAAGAAGGTATTTCTATTTTCAATGATATCAACAAAGTTCTTCATCAATACATAAGAGCCCAGCTTTTGGATGCTATAATAGTTGGAATCTTGAGCTTTTTGGGATTTTCAATATTGTCAGTTAGATATGCAGCACTACTAGGTATAATCGCTGGAATTGGTAATCTTATACCTTATTTTGGACCCATATTTGCAAGTATTCCAGCTATTGTGATAGCACTTTCGGACTCTTATATAAAAGCTATACTTGTAATAGTATTTTTGGTTGTGCTGCAGCAGGTAGACAGTTTTCTCATCTCACCAAGGATAATCGGCTCAAGATTAGGATTGCATCCACTGACAATTATAATTGTACTGATAATATCAAATAAATTATTTGGTTTTATTTCCATGTTTTTCGCAATACCCTTAGCTGCTGTGATAAAGATAGTTTTTATAAATATTCTCAGAAGAGTCCATCCAGAAGATAAGAAATAA
- a CDS encoding PRC-barrel domain-containing protein — MQISFKDIKDKTAILVDGKNLGIIYDMFFSDEKVEGFQIQKNVIFGICTNIFVLTKDIESINHDLLIATKLVSCINMTSFVKAQEILSNKVITKDGFLMGTVNDILFDSINFKITGYEISPSIWSYIRKRKIILSPEEIILKENKILS; from the coding sequence ATGCAGATTTCATTTAAAGATATAAAAGATAAAACTGCTATTTTGGTTGATGGTAAGAATCTGGGTATTATTTATGATATGTTTTTTTCAGATGAGAAAGTTGAAGGGTTTCAGATACAGAAAAATGTGATATTTGGAATATGTACTAATATTTTTGTTTTGACAAAGGATATTGAGTCGATAAATCACGATCTTTTAATTGCTACAAAGTTAGTTTCCTGCATTAATATGACTTCTTTTGTGAAAGCACAAGAAATTCTCTCAAATAAGGTCATCACAAAGGATGGTTTTCTTATGGGAACAGTAAATGATATATTGTTTGATTCTATAAATTTTAAGATAACCGGTTATGAGATATCGCCGAGCATATGGAGCTATATTAGAAAGAGGAAAATAATATTGAGTCCAGAGGAAATAATATTAAAAGAGAATAAAATATTAAGCTGA
- the ispH gene encoding 4-hydroxy-3-methylbut-2-enyl diphosphate reductase has protein sequence MIIKVAKSAGFCFGVERAVNGVIAWAKANKDKNVKVYGMLIHNSYVIERLKELNIKVIEDINEVGKDDIVFIRSHGVSTDEFSEIEKRASKVYDFTCPYVKKIHEIVREWSVNGNDVIVVGDINHPEVKGTIGHVEKGRKCIVIDSVEKAKDAITQLGSKAIVVCQTTFDNAKWQEIKDYIENNTDYRVFDTICKATINRQQEAKVLAHEVDVMLVIGDRKSSNTNKLYEAIKEIKPTYFIETLKDLEGIDFSKVRTIGITAGASTSQEQIDEVVHALERKFNEVDIYDFEKLLDKSFKDIKKGEIVKGKIVKVEEDYVLVDIGYKAEGIIYKNEIFKNANANLKEIFKENEMIEAVVVKESDEEGNVVLSKLKADNIHGFEELLSKFESKIPVKIVVKQIREKNIVGEFRGINVFVPISQWAEEVSSSIVGKVFEVEIVNIDSEKKIAFGSRRALLRQAQEQRLVEALENLDFNKDYEGFVAEIREKGIIVDFEGLRGFVPLSEISYSKRAEDIKKIFKIGERVKVRVIDVDKQKKQIFLSIKKTQEDEWIKKVKDLYLGMLVDVEITKVLPFGLVVLISDCGLDGFVHISNIPLGYNQRLHKLYKVGDKTKAKIVEIDEQRRRIGLSLKDLHEEEEQIPQYKENFVITIADMVKNIKLEG, from the coding sequence ATGATTATTAAGGTTGCAAAAAGTGCAGGTTTTTGTTTTGGTGTCGAAAGAGCAGTGAATGGGGTTATTGCTTGGGCTAAAGCAAATAAAGACAAGAATGTAAAAGTTTACGGAATGCTTATACACAATAGCTATGTTATTGAAAGATTGAAAGAACTGAATATCAAGGTAATTGAAGACATAAATGAAGTAGGAAAAGATGATATTGTGTTCATTCGTTCACATGGAGTTTCGACAGACGAATTTTCTGAGATTGAAAAAAGAGCATCTAAGGTCTATGATTTTACTTGTCCGTATGTGAAAAAGATCCATGAAATTGTGAGAGAATGGTCGGTAAATGGCAATGACGTGATAGTTGTTGGAGATATTAACCACCCGGAAGTAAAAGGTACAATAGGTCATGTTGAAAAAGGAAGAAAATGCATAGTTATTGATAGTGTAGAAAAAGCAAAGGATGCTATAACCCAATTAGGGTCAAAAGCCATTGTTGTGTGCCAGACAACTTTTGACAATGCAAAGTGGCAGGAGATAAAAGACTACATCGAGAATAATACAGATTACAGAGTGTTTGATACAATCTGCAAAGCTACCATAAACAGACAGCAAGAGGCAAAAGTTCTTGCGCATGAGGTAGACGTCATGCTTGTCATAGGTGATAGAAAAAGTTCTAATACCAATAAACTCTATGAGGCTATAAAAGAAATCAAACCAACCTACTTCATAGAAACTCTTAAAGATTTGGAGGGTATTGACTTTAGCAAAGTAAGGACAATCGGAATAACAGCTGGTGCTTCTACTTCACAAGAGCAAATAGATGAAGTAGTGCATGCGCTTGAAAGAAAATTTAATGAAGTTGATATTTATGATTTTGAAAAACTACTTGATAAAAGTTTTAAAGATATTAAAAAAGGTGAAATAGTAAAAGGTAAGATAGTAAAAGTTGAAGAAGATTATGTTCTTGTGGATATTGGATATAAAGCAGAGGGTATAATCTACAAAAATGAGATTTTCAAGAATGCTAATGCAAACTTAAAAGAGATATTTAAAGAAAATGAGATGATTGAAGCAGTAGTTGTCAAAGAGTCTGATGAGGAAGGAAATGTTGTACTATCAAAACTCAAAGCTGACAATATTCACGGTTTTGAAGAGCTATTGTCAAAGTTTGAAAGTAAAATACCTGTCAAGATTGTTGTGAAACAGATCAGAGAAAAGAATATTGTAGGTGAATTTAGAGGAATTAACGTATTTGTTCCAATTTCGCAATGGGCAGAGGAGGTTTCTTCTTCTATCGTTGGTAAGGTCTTTGAAGTTGAAATTGTAAATATTGATAGTGAAAAAAAGATAGCTTTTGGCAGTAGAAGAGCCCTGCTGCGACAGGCTCAAGAACAAAGACTTGTAGAGGCTTTAGAGAATCTTGATTTTAATAAAGACTATGAGGGATTTGTGGCCGAAATAAGAGAAAAGGGTATAATTGTCGACTTTGAAGGTTTGCGAGGTTTTGTACCACTAAGTGAAATAAGTTATTCAAAGAGGGCAGAGGACATCAAAAAAATATTTAAGATAGGAGAACGAGTAAAAGTAAGAGTAATTGATGTAGACAAGCAAAAGAAGCAAATTTTTTTGAGTATAAAAAAGACTCAAGAAGATGAATGGATAAAGAAAGTAAAGGATTTATACTTGGGTATGCTTGTAGATGTAGAAATTACAAAAGTTCTTCCTTTTGGGCTTGTTGTGTTGATATCGGACTGCGGTCTTGACGGTTTTGTGCATATATCGAATATTCCGCTTGGTTACAACCAGCGGCTGCATAAATTATACAAAGTTGGAGATAAAACAAAGGCAAAGATAGTTGAAATTGATGAACAAAGACGGAGAATAGGCCTTTCTTTGAAAGATCTCCATGAAGAAGAAGAGCAGATACCTCAGTACAAAGAGAATTTTGTTATAACTATTGCTGATATGGTGAAAAATATTAAATTAGAGGGCTAG
- a CDS encoding lysophospholipid acyltransferase family protein, which yields MKYNFFMNVIRKLAYLILKCVFLIKVEGKENIPKAPYIICANHRSYLDPVLIILIFDERVYFMAKSELFRIWWLSPIIRAFGAFPVRRGKSDISAIKKAIEVIRSNNILGIFPEGKRNRTNEIVLKGEKGVATIIKATGAKVLPVAICGKIRPLCGITVRIGKPLEFKNKDEDNQKIVDTIMQSIKDLILNTNKIKKEKRN from the coding sequence ATGAAGTATAACTTCTTTATGAATGTTATACGAAAATTAGCATATCTTATTTTAAAATGTGTCTTTTTGATAAAAGTAGAAGGTAAAGAGAACATTCCGAAAGCACCATACATTATCTGCGCAAATCACAGAAGTTATCTTGATCCAGTATTAATTATTTTGATATTTGACGAGCGTGTTTATTTCATGGCAAAGAGCGAACTTTTTAGAATATGGTGGCTTTCGCCTATTATAAGGGCATTTGGTGCTTTTCCTGTAAGAAGAGGCAAGAGCGATATTAGCGCAATCAAAAAGGCAATAGAAGTCATAAGGAGCAATAACATCTTGGGAATATTTCCTGAAGGCAAGAGAAATAGAACAAATGAGATAGTTTTAAAAGGAGAAAAGGGAGTTGCTACAATTATAAAAGCAACTGGAGCAAAGGTTTTACCTGTTGCTATCTGTGGTAAAATCAGACCTTTATGTGGAATTACGGTTAGAATTGGAAAGCCTCTTGAGTTTAAGAATAAAGATGAGGATAATCAGAAGATAGTTGATACAATCATGCAAAGCATCAAAGATCTCATCCTAAACACAAACAAAATAAAAAAGGAGAAGAGGAATTAA
- the cmk gene encoding (d)CMP kinase: MKKINIAIDGPAGAGKSTISKLLAKRLGYIHIDTGAMYRAIGLKVLSQNIKSDDVDKILEILNNTEIEVKLINGNQLVFLDGEDVTDKIREPNVSMYASDVSKIKEVRQRLVKIQQELAKQKGVIMDGRDIGTHVLPDAELKIFLTATPEERAKRRFLELKEKGYEVDYYELLDEIKQRDLNDMTREFAPLRVAEDAVVIDSTNLTIEEVLEKVLELFYKVIRNEV, from the coding sequence ATGAAGAAAATAAATATTGCGATTGATGGCCCTGCTGGGGCGGGTAAAAGCACAATTTCAAAGCTTTTGGCTAAAAGACTCGGTTATATCCACATCGACACTGGTGCAATGTATAGAGCAATTGGACTGAAGGTTTTAAGCCAGAATATAAAATCCGACGATGTCGATAAAATACTTGAGATTTTAAACAACACGGAGATTGAAGTTAAACTTATTAATGGGAATCAGCTTGTGTTTTTAGACGGAGAAGATGTTACTGATAAAATAAGAGAGCCAAATGTTTCAATGTATGCATCAGATGTATCTAAAATAAAAGAGGTAAGGCAGCGGCTTGTTAAAATCCAGCAAGAGTTAGCAAAACAAAAAGGTGTGATAATGGACGGCAGAGACATTGGTACTCATGTTTTGCCTGATGCTGAACTAAAGATATTCTTGACAGCAACACCTGAGGAAAGAGCAAAGAGAAGGTTTTTGGAGCTTAAAGAAAAAGGTTATGAGGTTGATTATTACGAACTTCTTGATGAGATAAAACAAAGAGACCTCAACGATATGACCAGAGAGTTTGCACCTTTAAGAGTTGCTGAAGATGCTGTTGTAATAGATTCTACCAATCTTACAATAGAAGAGGTTTTGGAAAAAGTGCTAGAGCTTTTTTATAAGGTGATAAGAAATGAAGTATAA
- the aroH gene encoding chorismate mutase, with amino-acid sequence MVYAIRGATTVGIDTRDEIIISTQELLNEIIAKNQLKKEEIVFILFTMTKDLKSAFPAYAARLMGFTDVPLICAQELDIEGALEKCIRVLMLIQKDSTFTPKHVYLKDAKSLREDLT; translated from the coding sequence TTGGTTTATGCAATCAGAGGGGCAACTACAGTTGGAATAGATACAAGGGACGAGATAATTATCTCAACCCAAGAACTTTTAAATGAAATTATTGCGAAAAATCAGCTTAAAAAGGAGGAAATTGTTTTTATTTTGTTTACTATGACAAAGGATTTGAAGTCAGCGTTTCCGGCATACGCAGCAAGGCTAATGGGCTTTACAGATGTGCCTTTGATATGTGCTCAAGAACTTGACATTGAAGGTGCGCTTGAAAAGTGCATAAGAGTACTTATGCTTATCCAGAAGGATTCAACTTTCACCCCAAAGCACGTTTATTTGAAAGATGCTAAGTCTTTGAGAGAAGATTTAACCTAA
- a CDS encoding HutP family protein, with amino-acid sequence MDKKEFGSKDVSRAAILIALSQGRQEEKNIQDDFSKIGIRCAAVDFGGEFITSVMKIIERAVVAAKREGVINEVHQEEGAVAGATREAISQIMQKAIGLNVGGKIGIARYNEHVAVAIFFGIGLLHLNEVAIGLGHRVI; translated from the coding sequence ATGGATAAGAAAGAGTTTGGTAGCAAAGATGTTTCAAGAGCTGCTATCTTGATAGCATTGAGTCAAGGCAGGCAGGAAGAAAAGAATATTCAAGATGATTTTAGTAAGATTGGAATAAGGTGTGCTGCTGTTGATTTTGGTGGAGAGTTTATCACATCGGTGATGAAGATAATTGAAAGAGCAGTTGTTGCGGCAAAAAGGGAAGGGGTAATAAATGAAGTACATCAAGAAGAGGGTGCAGTAGCTGGTGCAACAAGAGAAGCAATTTCTCAGATTATGCAAAAGGCGATAGGATTAAACGTAGGCGGTAAGATTGGTATTGCAAGATACAATGAACATGTTGCAGTTGCCATCTTTTTTGGGATAGGACTTTTACATCTCAATGAGGTAGCAATTGGACTGGGTCACAGGGTTATATAA
- a CDS encoding histidine phosphatase family protein, translated as MKRFYLVRHGETDWNKYNKVQGSIDTDLNETGIEQAKKIAERLKDEKIDIIFSSTLKRAYLTAYEIKSFHPEIPLKLTDKLNEINFGEWEGLSFEELEKRYSETYKLWKESPDKTTFPGEGSLYNVMERIKSFFEEILNESYSNVVIVTHGGIIKLAIIYLLELPLDFYKKCWIGNASLSIVDIKEKSRMLSLLNDMSHLQSIQRRPII; from the coding sequence TTGAAAAGATTCTATCTTGTAAGACATGGCGAAACTGACTGGAACAAGTATAATAAAGTCCAAGGTTCTATTGACACAGATTTAAATGAGACAGGTATTGAGCAGGCAAAAAAAATTGCTGAGCGGTTGAAGGACGAGAAGATTGATATTATATTTTCAAGCACATTAAAAAGAGCTTATTTAACAGCATATGAGATTAAAAGTTTTCACCCTGAGATACCACTAAAGCTAACAGACAAATTAAATGAGATAAACTTCGGTGAGTGGGAAGGTTTGAGTTTTGAGGAACTTGAAAAAAGGTATTCAGAAACTTATAAATTATGGAAGGAATCTCCTGATAAAACCACTTTTCCTGGTGAAGGTAGCTTATATAATGTCATGGAGAGAATAAAGAGTTTTTTTGAAGAGATCTTGAATGAGTCGTATAGCAACGTTGTCATAGTTACACACGGTGGTATAATTAAACTTGCCATTATTTATCTTTTAGAATTGCCACTTGACTTTTATAAAAAATGCTGGATTGGCAATGCAAGTCTTAGCATTGTAGATATAAAAGAAAAAAGCCGAATGCTCAGTCTTTTAAATGATATGTCACATTTGCAATCAATTCAAAGACGCCCAATAATATAA